The following are encoded together in the Pseudomonas maumuensis genome:
- a CDS encoding AAA family ATPase codes for MQRVMIIGQPGSGKSALARKLGQRTGLPVVHIDTIHWQPGWVERSRDEKTRLCHEVEARERWIFEGGHSTTWQNRLARADTLIWIDRSAPLRFWRVFFRTMLSHGRSRPDLPDDCPELLANLPEFFRFMWRTKNSSREAMRRFVATAPSGCRVVCLRCNRDTEVFLASLGALPDQVVRGH; via the coding sequence ATGCAACGGGTGATGATCATTGGTCAGCCAGGCTCTGGGAAAAGTGCCCTGGCGCGCAAGCTTGGCCAGCGCACAGGCTTACCGGTCGTGCATATCGACACGATTCACTGGCAGCCAGGGTGGGTCGAGCGCAGCCGTGACGAGAAGACGCGTCTTTGCCATGAGGTCGAGGCCCGGGAGCGTTGGATCTTCGAAGGCGGGCACTCGACGACATGGCAAAACCGGCTGGCCCGCGCTGACACGTTGATATGGATCGATCGCTCGGCGCCGCTTCGATTCTGGCGTGTGTTCTTCAGAACGATGCTGAGCCACGGTCGATCTCGGCCTGACTTGCCGGACGACTGTCCGGAGCTGCTGGCCAACCTGCCGGAGTTTTTCAGGTTCATGTGGCGGACGAAGAACTCGTCCCGGGAGGCGATGAGGCGATTCGTGGCGACCGCCCCGTCGGGTTGTCGCGTGGTCTGCCTGCGGTGCAATCGAGATACCGAAGTTTTTCTCGCAAGCCTGGGCGCATTGCCTGATCAGGTGGTGCGAGGTCATTAG